One genomic region from Drosophila busckii strain San Diego stock center, stock number 13000-0081.31 chromosome 3R, ASM1175060v1, whole genome shotgun sequence encodes:
- the LOC108602144 gene encoding uncharacterized protein LOC108602144 — translation MSIQMALLGLLLAFCWLTSVYSAETFNCNDVKPHPLDLSFMGGIWYEAARAPNVDVLQCLNVSVPTSVTDKLNLDLEYINTVGQQRTPVKEQVSFPWNNETQQSKFVLQFSNSAMTINVTYKVVTAVPRMFVILCGYSGISPMPLMKILTWERELDANVKQNLTDILEKKGVAKYLVWEEQSPDRCNAAQWLRPAFGVYTAVALLVIWRILKQSHIYALN, via the exons ATGTCAATTCAAATGGCGCTCTTGGGactgttgttggcattttgctgGTTGACCAGCGTATATTCGGCCGAGACATTTAACTGCAATGACGTGAAGCCGCATCCACTGGATCTATCTTTT ATGGGGGGCATTTGGTATGAGGCGGCACGGGCACCCAACGTTGATGTACTGCAATGCTTAAATGTGTCTGTGCCGACTAGCGTAACTGATAAGTTAAATTTGGACTTGGAATACATAAACACGGTGGGTCAGCAGAGGACACCCGTCAAGGAGCAGGTGTCTTTTCCCTGGAACAATGAAACGCAGCAGAGCAAATTTGTGCTGCAATTTAGCAATTCCGCAATGACGATCAATGTTACGTATAAAGTGGTTACTGCAGTTCCGCGAATGTTCGTTATACTATGCGGCTATTCCGGAATCTCACCGATGCCGCTCATGAAGATACTCACATGGGAACGTGAGCTCGATGCCAACGTAAAACAGAACCTTACCgatattttagaaaaaaaaggcGTTGCGAAGTATTTGGTCTGGGAGGAGCAATCGCCAGATCGCTGCAATGCAGCCCAGTGGTTGAGGCCAGCATTTGGAGTTTATACAGCAGTAGCGTTGCTTGTCATATGGAGAATATTGAAACAGTCtcatatatatgcattgaattga